A window of Thalassophryne amazonica chromosome 12, fThaAma1.1, whole genome shotgun sequence genomic DNA:
gattcagaagaggccggcatgaggactttatgcggacattccactgtttaaggacattttttaatgaaagacgtgcgtgcaaattcggcgagtcgtttccgtgacgactctgcaaatctgtgtgtgccgcgacaggaaaaacacctccgtgttgaaaaccatttgtaaaattcaggcggcttttgatggctttcaacaagtgagtaactgagaaattgtttaacagcttgggcatgttccaacttgcccgttaaggtttccaacggaggtgtttttcctgtcgcgaccccctgcggtcgggtccggcccgacatgagactctgcccgcacgttctttcattacaaaatgtccgttaacaatggaatgtccgaataaactcctcatgccgacttcttctgaaagttctctgttctctgacgacttcctgggtcaacacagcctgaaatgtggaagttttcaacttgaaatggcgagacgctgccgcctcgaagcgcagatcgccgtcaggcgccgtgggccgtccttaaagcgacactaccagaccaaaatctctcatcagccgttaaaatttttaccgaaaaccagctgaatttatcgaatggtgtccactcagttgtgccttacagttttgaaaaaattttgatcaaacaaagcagcagtctctgagccattcctaaacaatgaaaaaatcgacgagaggattcaaagactgcccacaggtgaatgacgtaaccgacaggcgtgaaaaaactctcgcatgcccacgagggttcaagcatgtctgatgtaatcacacgtgattcaaatccatatggtttttgaaaaaaataataaggtcggatacttttctaacagacctcgtatcaaacGTGGCACACACTTAGGGTGGATTCCAGAACTGTCCTGCCAAAGtaagccaaaggtcaatcatctgcgtgaaagtcaaggtcattggggtcaatatCAGTACTGCTGTAGACATTACTGTCTTCAAACCCACAGGTGCGATTACGTagtatacaaaataaataaataaacaggatGCCATATTTTACTGTACACAAGTTTTGAAATGGTGGAGATTTTGTCATCAATGGTGCCGATGGTGGCATGGTGGCttcgtgtttagcactgttgcctaacaGCAAAAAGGTTGTGAGGTCGTTTTCTGCCTGGtccgttctgtgtggagtttgcatgttctcgccatgttcttgtgggttccctccaggtgctccggcttcctcccacttccaaagacatgcaggttcggtgaactggaaactttaaaattgactgtaggtgaaggttgtgtttgtctgtctacatgtggtcctgtaatagactggcatcctgtccagggtggaccctgcctcttgtcttatgactgctgggctaggctccaatccccaccccaccccacaccgcacctgtgacccttaattggagtaagcaggtatagaaaataaatgtataaaatacTTCGTAAAATAGCAGTTTGAAGCCAAACAGTGGGAATTTTTTGAAGAATGTATGGATTTACACTTTTGTTTTACATGGGCATCTTAAAGTTGTGTCTCAGATGGATGCATTCCAATTAGATGTATCTTACTGGGATGTGTCTATGTGGACCCAAAATCAATTATTTGAACCTTTTAGAAAACAGGATTTTGTTTCTGCTTCACCCCCTCTCCTGAGCTTATCACCTTTGCTATTTTTCAAATGGACTGTTAATGGCCTTTTCGAGGTGGTACTAGCCTCTATTTCCTGACTCATTTCAGCATAACATACATAAAAGTGATGGCCTGTTTTTAAAATCATTGATCTATTTGCATGATAGCAGCAACAATCACCAACATGTTGCTATGCAGAGAGCCATCCCCTTGTTTTGTGGTGGGTAACATATCTCATCCCATCCATCAGCAAACACTTTGGTAAATCCATGGCAATAAAGTCCTACAGTTCTTCAATATCAATACGAGCATGTTTCCTCTTTAAAACCGAGGATGACATAGATAATGCAGGTACTCAAAGGTCTCGATTCCTATACGTGTTAAACGGAGAAGTGGACATCTGCTGTTAAAAGCCATATGATGGCCACTCAAGATAACACAATGTCACGGCTGATAGCACAGAGGAGGACCTAAAGGTGGTGTGACATCACTGGAGAATGGAGATAAAAAGGTTGACTGTGAAAGTGGTTTAGTTGACAGAAAACCATCTCAGCTCCATGAGGTCCATACTTGTGCTTGTCACGCTGCTGTGCGTGCTGAGTGTGGCACAGGCTCAGGTGCAGGATAACACTCTGCGGCTATGTGGTCGGGCATTTCTGCGAGCTGTGGTATACACCTGCGGAGGATCCAGGTGGAGAAGACTGATGGGAGATGATGCACCTCTGCCAGACGGTCAGTAGTGTTATTAAAGTTACCACTGAAACCTGAATGATCAAGTTCTGATAATTGGGTGTGCATGTCTGTTGACAGGCAGCAGGGAGCCAAAGTTCATGAGGAGTAGAGATGCAGCGGCAGCAATGGAGCATCACTGGCAGGACCTAAACCAAGGCCTAATGACGGTGTGCTGCCAACTAGGCTGCAGAAAGAGTGACCTTTCCATGCTGTGCTAAGGAGGACATCATCAATCTGTCCTGCATTACTTTGAAATAAACATAATGTTGAGAAAGTTGTTAGGAAATGTGCTTTGAGTCTGTATTCTCAGGGGTTTAGCACAGTGCGGGTTTGCCATGTGTCCTGTGCACCTACAACTAGGAACtaggtccatatgtatttggatGAGAAAAAGGTTTTTACGAATCCAGATGTCCACCAATAACATCAGCGGTGaaaacacacactgatgtcagcttGTAGTGCAGATTGTCAGCCTTAATTTGCAGTCCAATTAATAGTGAATCATTCAAAAGATGTACTGGCACAGTACAGCGCGGCAGACGGGTGAGGGAAGGCAGCCATAGAGGTGCATATGAGTACTAGGAGAGCGCAGTCACAATGCTGCCGGCCTAATGTGCCGTCATGGAGAGCGAGCTGACATTTTGTAACCGGGCAAAATACTGACGAAGTGCCCGGATGTGAAATGCTTTCGTATGCATTTTCAATACGAGAGTGAACACACACGGGGAAAAGCTTGCAAAGTACGTGTTAAAATaccgttctgacctggatattgagccagtaattTTCAttaaattacaacccctggcaaaaattatggaatcaccggcctcggaggatgttcattcagttgtttaattttgtagaaaaaaagcagatcacagacatgacacaaaactaaagtcatttcaaatggcaactttctggctttaagaaacactataagaaatcaagaaaaaaagattgtggcagtcagtaacggttacttttttagaccaagcagaggaaaaaaatatggaatcactcaattctgaggaaaaaattatggaatcaccctgtaaattttcatccccaaaactaacacctgcatcatatcagatctgctcgttagtctgcatctaaaaaggagtgaacacaccttggagagctgttgcaccaagtggactgacatgaatcatggctccaacacgagagatgtcaattgaaacaaaggagaggattatcaaactcttaaaagagagtaaatcatcacgcaatgttgcaaaagatgttggttgttcacagtcagctgtgtctaaactctggaccaaatacaaacaacatgggaaggttgttaaaggcaaacatactggtagaccaaggaagacatcaaagcgtcaagacagaaagcttaaagcaatatgtctcaaaaatcaaaaaatgtacaacaaaacaaatgaggaatgaatgggaggaaactggagtcaacgtctgtgaccgaactgtaagaaaccgcctaaaggaaatgggatttacatacagaaaagctaaacgaaaggcatcattaacacctaaacagaaaaaaagaaggttacaatgggctaaggaaaagcaattgtggactgtggatgactggatgaaagtcatattcagtgatgaatctcgaatctgcattgggcaaggtaatgacgctggaacttttgtttggtgccgttccaatgagatttataaagatgactgcctgaagagaacatgtaaatttccacagtcattgatgatatggggctgcatgtcaggtaaaggcactggggagatggctgtcattacatcatcaataaatgcacaagtttatgttgatattttggacaattgaaaggatgtttggggatgatgaaatcatttttcaagatgataatgcatcttgccatagagcaaaaactgcaaaaacattccttgcaaaaagacacatagggtcaatgtcatggcatagggtcaatgtaaatgagcagatctgatttgatgcaggtgttaatttgggggatgaaaatttacagggtgattccataattttttcctcagaattgagtgattccatattttttttcctctgcttggtctaaaaaagtaaccgttactgactaccacaatctttttttcttgatttcttatagtgtttcttaaagccagaaagttgccatttgaaatgactttagttttgtgtcatgtctgtgatctgctttttttctacaaaattaaacaactgaatgaacatcctctgaggccggtgattccctaatttttgccaggggttgtatgtaaggaaagtattaaacttatcctgacacccacacattctgaaATGTTAAGTGTTGAAAATTTACACAGATCTGATATGTTCCAGCTGCAACCAGTTCCTTTGCGGATGATCATTCGGGAGTCACATTTTATTCCAGGCACTGCCAGGAAATATCAAGGAACAGAAGTTTAAGTTGATTGTGTCATAATCCAAAGCAGTTAAGCTACCTGGACacgtgcacaaatttgatccctgcactgctgagcaattcgtcatgccaatgcgATCTGCTTTTGTCCCACTTGATGCCACACTatgtaaacataaaataaaataataatttcatagccaatgactcatttgctgtcagaacttggctgatgaaaccatctctcatcgctgccagaatcacagagaaattatctacagctgcaggttgtctggtGCACGTCGTGTGGTGGAAAACGCATTTGGActagtctcaaaggtaattatttataatatatattgtaatgaattggttaaacagttacattttcattccttcttatgagttaaagtatctgtaaaattatgtttattatagatgtaacatctcatcataattgttcagatgagatgTGCTGcgaatattatatatgtatatatattataaataattaccagacaagctgcagctgtagataatttgtgATTCTGGGAacaatgagagatggtttcatcagctaagttctgagagcaaatgcgtcatctgctacgaagtaattattttattttagtgttgaaagtttacaCAGATTCAATGTTTCAACTTCCATATTCTGCAGACATAAGGCACATTATCACACAATCTAGACTGGGCACACAGGCCGCATTAATTAATTCCATGTGGTAAATCCATTTTTGTATCGTACTGAATTAATTCAGCTTTGAGTAAAAGTCCATTCCAGGTGGTTTCTAAATCTTCAGATTGGGTACAGGCACTTCAAAAGCTACAGTAAAAATCCAATAATCAATTCTTTTGCGGATGATCTTTCATGAGTCACATTTTATTCAAGGCAATATCATATACATGGTATTCAACTTCATTAATTTTCATTGTACAGGCATGATGCTCTGCAAGATACACAAGTTTGTTGCCCAAAAGTCACGgaaaaagtaacaaaaataaccaaaactacttacttatggaaggaaatgttgtctcccttcttcctccggttgtggcattgccaacatgcacagctttctggTATTTTCCAGCTGTTTCTTGGCAGCAAGGTGCAGCAAGAATCTCCATGGCAACTGAGAAGACTACACCTCCTGAGTTGTcatggaagtgatggtctagtggttaagtgttgggcttgagaccagaggatcctcagttcaaaccccagcctaactggaaaatcactaagggcccttgggcaaggtccttaatcccctagttgctcccggtgtgtagtgagtaccttggatggcagcatccTTATATTGGCGTGTGTGAGtgcgtttgtgtgaatgggtgaatgtgaggcatcattgtaaagtgctttgagcatctgatgcagatggaaaagtgctatataagtcCATTTACCTTTTAGCCTTCACTGGCTGTGACTAAAGACACTGTACAACTGTTAAATGTTGCTTCACCAGGGAGAGTGGCACAGAGAAAACCATTATTTTAAAGAAAACATGAACTATAGGGTGGAATTTGCCAGAATGAACATGGAAAACTATGACATATGTAGATCCCTAGTTACCAACCTgtgctttggaaaaaaaaaaaaaaaaggtttgttggatttacatgattCAAATATGTACATCTGTTGCCTGTGAGCAGAACGCGTCCAACACAATTTATAagaaaattttgttttgtttgttttgaaaattctgggggtccgtcttaggccccctgcttttctcctttatatagcaccccttgggcacatattgcggtgttttgggattacctttcactgctgtgttgatgatactcagctatacatgccaataactgctggtaatcttgttcatataaaatccttagaagattgccttgcatcagtgagaagttggatgtctagaaacgtcctacttttaaactctgataagactgaaatgatgattcttggtcgaGTGAGACattagcatcaatttgaccagt
This region includes:
- the LOC117522073 gene encoding relaxin-3-like: MRSILVLVTLLCVLSVAQAQVQDNTLRLCGRAFLRAVVYTCGGSRWRRLMGDDAPLPDGSREPKFMRSRDAAAAMEHHWQDLNQGLMTVCCQLGCRKSDLSMLC